A window of Nitrospira sp. contains these coding sequences:
- the guaB gene encoding IMP dehydrogenase, with the protein MLEKEIRLGLTYDDVVLVPAKSQVLPSEVDTRTRLSRNIQLNIPIVSAAMDTVTEARLAIAMAQEGGIGIVHRVLSPVDQAAEIDRVKKSESGMILDPITISPDQTIRDAHELMAKYRISGIPVTKAGKLVGILTNRDLRFETRMDLKVSQVMKRDKLITAPEGTSLEKAREILHEHRIEKLPVVNKQFELKGLITIKDIEKRIKYPNACKDAHGRLRVGAALGVGPDTADRVALLVKAGVDVVVVDTAHGHSQAVLDTVKMVRKAYPQLDIIAGNIATAQAAKDLVKAGVDAVKVGVGPGSICTTRMVSGAGMPQLTAIGDCARALAGSNIPVIADGGIKYSGDITKALAAGASVVMLGSLLAGTEEAPGETVLFQARTYKVYRGMGSIGAMERGGGDRYGQGGRPTPKLVPEGIEGRVPYKGLLAPHIYQMVGGVKSGMGYCGCKTIPELQQKATFIRQTLAGLREGHVHDVIITKEAPNYRTDWE; encoded by the coding sequence ATGCTAGAGAAGGAGATTCGGCTCGGGTTGACCTACGACGATGTCGTCTTGGTTCCGGCTAAATCACAGGTCCTCCCAAGCGAGGTCGACACCCGGACTCGCTTGTCCCGAAACATTCAGTTGAACATTCCTATCGTCAGTGCCGCCATGGACACGGTGACCGAAGCGCGCCTCGCCATTGCCATGGCGCAGGAGGGGGGGATCGGCATTGTCCATCGGGTGCTGTCCCCTGTGGATCAGGCCGCTGAAATTGATCGAGTGAAAAAGTCCGAGAGCGGTATGATCCTCGATCCCATTACCATTTCCCCGGATCAGACCATTCGTGATGCTCATGAGTTGATGGCTAAGTACCGAATCTCCGGTATTCCGGTCACCAAGGCCGGCAAGCTGGTCGGCATCCTCACGAATCGTGATTTGCGCTTTGAGACGAGGATGGACCTGAAGGTGTCCCAGGTGATGAAGCGGGATAAGCTCATCACGGCGCCGGAAGGCACCAGCTTGGAAAAGGCCCGTGAAATTCTGCACGAACACCGGATCGAGAAACTGCCGGTCGTGAACAAACAGTTTGAGCTCAAGGGGCTCATCACGATTAAGGATATTGAAAAGCGGATCAAGTACCCCAATGCCTGTAAGGATGCCCATGGGCGCCTGCGGGTCGGGGCCGCGTTGGGTGTGGGGCCAGATACTGCCGATCGGGTAGCTCTGCTCGTGAAGGCGGGAGTGGACGTTGTGGTGGTGGATACGGCACACGGACATTCCCAGGCGGTGCTCGATACGGTGAAGATGGTGAGAAAGGCATATCCGCAACTAGACATCATCGCGGGTAACATCGCCACCGCTCAGGCTGCGAAGGATTTGGTGAAGGCCGGTGTTGATGCGGTCAAAGTCGGCGTGGGTCCAGGCTCGATTTGCACGACGCGGATGGTGTCCGGCGCCGGGATGCCGCAGCTGACCGCGATCGGTGATTGCGCGAGGGCATTGGCCGGATCCAATATTCCGGTGATCGCCGATGGCGGGATTAAGTACTCCGGCGATATTACAAAGGCTTTGGCGGCCGGTGCTTCAGTCGTCATGTTGGGCAGTTTGCTGGCAGGCACGGAGGAAGCCCCCGGCGAGACGGTGCTGTTCCAAGCTCGGACCTACAAGGTCTATCGCGGCATGGGCTCGATTGGAGCCATGGAGCGTGGCGGTGGCGATCGTTACGGCCAGGGCGGGCGACCCACTCCGAAGCTGGTTCCTGAAGGCATCGAAGGCCGTGTCCCCTACAAGGGCCTCCTGGCTCCGCACATCTATCAAATGGTCGGTGGCGTGAAGTCCGGCATGGGTTATTGCGGGTGCAAGACGATCCCTGAATTGCAGCAAAAGGCCACCTTCATTCGTCAAACGCTGGCCGGCCTTCGGGAAGGCCATGTGCACGACGTCATCATCACCAAGGAAGCGCCCAATTATCGAACTGATTGGGAATAA